The following coding sequences lie in one Apium graveolens cultivar Ventura chromosome 1, ASM990537v1, whole genome shotgun sequence genomic window:
- the LOC141671975 gene encoding RAF-like serine/threonine-protein kinase 24 — protein sequence MVSCRQGTQFITIYSYIYTYIRFIYSPIMIAPSLNTQSLNIKFLCSYGGKILPRYPDGKLRYHGGHTRLLSVHRSISFSELSVKLGELCASNCVSLRCQLPTEDLDALVSITSDEDLFNLIEEYDRAESVKIRAFLWLPKNTSLPVSSASTSPKSPSISPIAANGYHCNSRFSPTRHSPTHAGYAMLRKKSAGKLPCYANGNLTRVQLIHNAHHWQ from the exons ATGGTGAGTTGCAGGCAAGGCACGCAATTCATTACCATCTATTCCTACATATACACATATATCCGCTTCATTTATTCACCAATCATGATCGCTCCGTCACTCAACACTCAAAGTCTCAACATCAAGTTCTTGTGTAGCTATGGAGGCAAAATCCTCCCTCGTTATCCAGATGGCAAGCTCCGTTATCATGGTGGTCATACTCGCCTTCTCTCCGTGCATCGGTCTATCTCCTTCTCTG AGCTATCGGTGAAGCTGGGAGAATTATGTGCAAGTAATTGTGTTAGTTTACGGTGTCAGTTGCCTACTGAAGACTTAGATGCATTAGTTTCCATAACATCCGACGAAGATCTCTTTAATTTAATCGAAGAATACGATCGAGCTGAGTCCGTGAAGATCAGAGCATTCCTGTGGCTGCCGAAAAACACATCTCTTCCTGTCTCAAGTGCCTCAACCTCACCTAAATCTCCGTCAATTTCTCCTATAGCTGCAAATGGATACCACTGCAATTCCAGGTTTTCACCCACCCGTCATAGTCCGACGCATGCGGGATACGCTATGTTGCGCAAGAAATCTGCTGGAAAATTACCATGCTATGCAAATGGAAATCTTACGCGAGTTCAACTCATCCATAATGCCCATCATTGGCAATAA